From Arvicanthis niloticus isolate mArvNil1 chromosome 22, mArvNil1.pat.X, whole genome shotgun sequence, the proteins below share one genomic window:
- the Suox gene encoding sulfite oxidase, mitochondrial, protein MLLRLYRSMAVRLPPAIRVKSIPLRLCVQACSTNESLKPQHPSLIFSDDNSRTRGWKVMGTLLGLGAVLAYHEHRCRASQESPRMYSKEDVRSHNSPKTGVWVTLGSEVFDVTKFVDLHPGGPSKLMLAAGGPLEPFWALYAVHNQPHVRELLAEYKIGELNPEDSMSPSLEASDPYADDPVRHPALRINSQRPFNAEPPPELLTESYITPNPIFFTRNHLPVPNLDPDTYRLHVVGAPGGQSLSLSLDDLHKFPKHEVTVTLQCAGNRRSEMSKVKEVKGLEWRTGAISTARWAGARLCDVLAQAGHRLCETEAHVCFEGLDSDPTGTAYGASIPLARAMDPEAEVLLAYEMNGQPLPRDHGFPVRVVVPGVVGARHVKWLGRVSVESEESYSHWQRRDYKGFSPSVDWDTVDFDLAPSIQELPVQSAITQPQDGAVVESGEVTIKGYAWSGGGRAVIRVDVSVDGGLTWQEAELQGEEQCPRKAWAWRIWQLRAHVPAEQKELNIICKAVDDSYNVQPDTVAPIWNLRGVLSNAWHRVHVQVVP, encoded by the exons ATGCTGCTGCGGTTATACAGATCCATGGCTGTGCGGCTTCCACCAGCCATCAG AGTCAAGTCAATCCCCTTGAGGCTCTGCGTTCAAGCATGCTCCACAAATGAGTCACTTAAGCCCCAGCATCCCAGCCTCATCTTTTCTGATGATAACTCAAGGACTCGGGGATGGAAAGTCATGGGGACCCTGCTAGGCCTTGGTGCTGTGCTAGCCTATCATGAGCATCGGTGTAGG GCTTCTCAGGAGTCACCACGGATGTACTCTAAAGAGGATGTGCGTTCTCACAACAGCCCTAAAACTGGAGTCTGGGTAACTCTAGGCTCTGAGGTCTTCGATGTCACAAAATTTGTAGACCTACATCCAGGAGGACCATCAAAACTGATGCTAGCAGCTGGAGGTCCCCTAGAACCCTTCTGGGCCCTCTATGCTGTGCACAACCAGCCCCATGTACGTGAGTTACTGGCTGAGTATAAGATTGGGGAACTGAACCCCGAAGATAGCATGTCCCCCTCCTTGGAGGCCTCTGACCCCTATGCTGATGACCCTGTGCGCCATCCAGCCCTGAGGATTAATAGCCAGCGCCCCTTTAATGCAGAGCCTCCTCCTGAACTGCTAACAGAAAGCTACATCACACCAAACCCTATCTTCTTCACCCGGAACCATCTGCCCGTACCTAACTTGGACCCAGACACCTATCGCTTGCATGTAGTAGGGGCTCCTGGAGGTCAGTCACTGTCTCTGTCCTTAGATGATTTGCATAAGTTTCCCAAACATGAGGTCACTGTCACTCTGCAGTGTGCTGGTAACCGGCGCTCTGAAATGAGTAAGGTCAAGGAAGTGAAAGGTCTGGAGTGGAGAACAGGGGCCATCAGCACAGCACGCTGGGCTGGGGCACGGCTCTGTGATGtgttagcccaggctggtcaCCGACTCTGTGAAACTGAGGCCCATGTCTGTTTTGAAGGACTGGATTCAGACCCCACTGGAACTGCCTATGGGGCATCTATCCCTCTGGCTCGGGCCATGGATCCTGAAGCCGAGGTCCTCCTGGCTTATGAAATGAATGGTCAGCCTCTGCCTCGTGACCATGGCTTCCCTGTACGGGTGGTGGTTCCTGGTGTGGTTGGTGCCCGCCATGTCAAATGGCTGGGCAGAGTGAGTGTGGAGTCAGAGGAAAGTTATAGTCACTGGCAGAGGCGGGATTACAAAGGCTTTTCTCCATCTGTGGACTGGGACACAGTAGACTTTGATCTAGCTCCATCAATTCAGGAACTACCTGTCCAGTCAGCTATCACACAACCTCAAGATGGGGCCGTTGTAGAGTCAGGAGAGGTAACTATCAAGGGGTATGCATGGAGCGGCGGCGGCCGGGCTGTGATCCGAGTGGATGTGTCTGTAGATGGTGGATTAACCTGGCAGGAAGCTGAGCTGCAGGGAGAGGAACAGTGTCCCAGGAAGGCCTGGGCTTGGCGAATATGGCAGTTGAGAGCTCACGTGCCGGCTGAGCAAAAGGAATTGAACATCATTTGCAAAGCCGTAGATGACAGTTACAATGTGCAGCCAGACACCGTAGCCCCAATCTGGAACCTTCGAGGCGTACTCAGCAATGCCTGGCACCGTGTCCATGTTCAGGTGGTCCCATGA
- the Ikzf4 gene encoding zinc finger protein Eos isoform X2 — MEIEDCDGRSYMPGSGDSSLEKEFLGAPVGPSVSTPNSQHSSPSRSLSANSIKVEMYSDEESSRLLGPDERLLDKDDSVIVEDSLSEPLGYCDGSGPEPHSPGGIRLPNGKLKCDVCGMVCIGPNVLMVHKRSHTGERPFHCNQCGASFTQKGNLLRHIKLHSGEKPFKCPFCNYACRRRDALTGHLRTHSVSSPTVGKPYKCNYCGRSYKQQSTLEEHKERCHNYLQSLSTDAQALAGQPGDEIRDLEMVPDSMLHPSTERPTFIDRLANSLTKRKRSTPQKFVGEKQMRFSLSDLPYDVNPSGGYEKDVELVAHHGLEPGFGGSLAFVGTEHLRPLRLPPTNCISELTPVISSVYTQMQPIPSRLELPGSREAGEGPEDLGDGGPLLYRARGSLTDPGASPSNGCQDSTDTESNHEDRIGGVVSLPQGPPPQPPPTIVVGRHSPAYAKEDPKPQEGLLRGTPGPSKEVLRVVGESGEPVKAFKCEHCRILFLDHVMFTIHMGCHGFRDPFECNICGYHSQDRYEFSSHIVRGEHKVG, encoded by the exons ATGGAGATAGAAGACTGTGATGGCCGTTCCTATATGCCTG GTAGCGGGGACTCATCTCTGGAGAAGGAGTTCCTTGGGGCCCCAGTGGGGCCCTCGGTGAGCACCCCAAACAGCCAACACTCTTCGCCCAGCCGCTCACTCAGTG CCAACTCCATCAAGGTGGAGATGTACAGCGATGAGGAGTCGAGCAGACTGCTGGGGCCAGATGAACGGCTCTTGGATAAGGATGACAGTGTGATTGTGGAGGACTCATTGTCAGAGCCCTTGGGCTACTGCGATGGGAGCGGGCCAGAGCCTCACTCCCCTGGTGGCATCCGGCTACCCAACGGCAAGCTCAAGTGCGATGTCTGTGGCATGGTCTGTATCGGACCCAACGTGCTCATGGTCCACAAGCGCAGCCACACTG GGGAGAGGCCCTTCCACTGCAATCAGTGCGGTGCCTCCTTCACACAGAAGGGGAATCTGCTGCGCCACATCAAACTGCACTCGGGAGAGAAGCCCTTCAAATGCCCCTTCTGCAACTATGCCTGCCGCCGGCGTGATGCACTCACTGGCCACCTCCGAACACACTCAG tctcctctcccactgtgggCAAACCTTACAAGTGCAACTACTGTGGCCGGAGCTACAAACAGCAAAGTACCCTGGAGGAGCACAAGGAGAGGTGCCACAACTACCTACAGAGTCTCAGCACTGATGCCCAAGCTTTGGCTGGCCAGCCAG gTGATGAAATCCGTGACCTGGAGATGGTACCTGACTCAATGCTGCACCCATCGACGGAGCGGCCAACTTTCATTGATCGTTTGGCCAACAGCCTCACCAAACGCAAGCGCTCCACCCCACAGAAGTTTGTAG GTGAAAAGCAGATGCGTTTCAGCCTCTCAGACCTTCCCTATGATGTGAACCCCAGCGGTGGCTATGAAAAGGACGTGGAGTTGGTGGCACACCATGGCCTAGAGCCTGGTTTTGGAGGGTCTCTAGCCTTTGTGGGCACAGAGCATCTGCGTCCCCTCCGCTTGCCACCTACCAACTGCATCTCAGAACTCACACCTGTCATCAGCTCTGTGTACACCCAAATGCAGCCCATCCCCAGCCGACTGGAGCTTCCAGGGTCCCGAGAAGCAGGTGAGGGACCCGAGGACCTGGGAGACGGAGGTCCCCTCCTTTATCGGGCCCGAGGTTCTCTGACTGATCCTGGGGCATCCCCCAGCAATGGCTGCCAGGATTCCACAGATACAGAGAGCAACCATGAAGACCGGATTGGTGGGGTGGTATCCCTCCCTCAGGGTCCCCCACCTCAACCTCCTCCCACAATAGTGGTGGGCCGGCACAGTCCCGCCTATGCCAAAGAGGACCCCAAACCACAGGAGGGGTTACTGCGGGGCACCCCAGGCCCCTCCAAGGAAGTGCTTCGGGTGGTGGGTGAGAGTGGTGAGCCCGTGAAGGCCTTTAAGTGTGAACACTGCCGCATCCTCTTTCTGGACCACGTCATGTTCACCATCCACATGGGCTGCCATGGCTTCAGAGACCCTTTTGAGTGTAACATCTGTGGTTATCACAGCCAGGATCGGTATGAGTTCTCTTCCCACATCGTCCGGGGGGAACATAAGGTGGGCTAG
- the Ikzf4 gene encoding zinc finger protein Eos isoform X4 has product MYSDEESSRLLGPDERLLDKDDSVIVEDSLSEPLGYCDGSGPEPHSPGGIRLPNGKLKCDVCGMVCIGPNVLMVHKRSHTGERPFHCNQCGASFTQKGNLLRHIKLHSGEKPFKCPFCNYACRRRDALTGHLRTHSVSSPTVGKPYKCNYCGRSYKQQSTLEEHKERCHNYLQSLSTDAQALAGQPGDEIRDLEMVPDSMLHPSTERPTFIDRLANSLTKRKRSTPQKFVGEKQMRFSLSDLPYDVNPSGGYEKDVELVAHHGLEPGFGGSLAFVGTEHLRPLRLPPTNCISELTPVISSVYTQMQPIPSRLELPGSREAGEGPEDLGDGGPLLYRARGSLTDPGASPSNGCQDSTDTESNHEDRIGGVVSLPQGPPPQPPPTIVVGRHSPAYAKEDPKPQEGLLRGTPGPSKEVLRVVGESGEPVKAFKCEHCRILFLDHVMFTIHMGCHGFRDPFECNICGYHSQDRYEFSSHIVRGEHKVG; this is encoded by the exons ATGTACAGCGATGAGGAGTCGAGCAGACTGCTGGGGCCAGATGAACGGCTCTTGGATAAGGATGACAGTGTGATTGTGGAGGACTCATTGTCAGAGCCCTTGGGCTACTGCGATGGGAGCGGGCCAGAGCCTCACTCCCCTGGTGGCATCCGGCTACCCAACGGCAAGCTCAAGTGCGATGTCTGTGGCATGGTCTGTATCGGACCCAACGTGCTCATGGTCCACAAGCGCAGCCACACTG GGGAGAGGCCCTTCCACTGCAATCAGTGCGGTGCCTCCTTCACACAGAAGGGGAATCTGCTGCGCCACATCAAACTGCACTCGGGAGAGAAGCCCTTCAAATGCCCCTTCTGCAACTATGCCTGCCGCCGGCGTGATGCACTCACTGGCCACCTCCGAACACACTCAG tctcctctcccactgtgggCAAACCTTACAAGTGCAACTACTGTGGCCGGAGCTACAAACAGCAAAGTACCCTGGAGGAGCACAAGGAGAGGTGCCACAACTACCTACAGAGTCTCAGCACTGATGCCCAAGCTTTGGCTGGCCAGCCAG gTGATGAAATCCGTGACCTGGAGATGGTACCTGACTCAATGCTGCACCCATCGACGGAGCGGCCAACTTTCATTGATCGTTTGGCCAACAGCCTCACCAAACGCAAGCGCTCCACCCCACAGAAGTTTGTAG GTGAAAAGCAGATGCGTTTCAGCCTCTCAGACCTTCCCTATGATGTGAACCCCAGCGGTGGCTATGAAAAGGACGTGGAGTTGGTGGCACACCATGGCCTAGAGCCTGGTTTTGGAGGGTCTCTAGCCTTTGTGGGCACAGAGCATCTGCGTCCCCTCCGCTTGCCACCTACCAACTGCATCTCAGAACTCACACCTGTCATCAGCTCTGTGTACACCCAAATGCAGCCCATCCCCAGCCGACTGGAGCTTCCAGGGTCCCGAGAAGCAGGTGAGGGACCCGAGGACCTGGGAGACGGAGGTCCCCTCCTTTATCGGGCCCGAGGTTCTCTGACTGATCCTGGGGCATCCCCCAGCAATGGCTGCCAGGATTCCACAGATACAGAGAGCAACCATGAAGACCGGATTGGTGGGGTGGTATCCCTCCCTCAGGGTCCCCCACCTCAACCTCCTCCCACAATAGTGGTGGGCCGGCACAGTCCCGCCTATGCCAAAGAGGACCCCAAACCACAGGAGGGGTTACTGCGGGGCACCCCAGGCCCCTCCAAGGAAGTGCTTCGGGTGGTGGGTGAGAGTGGTGAGCCCGTGAAGGCCTTTAAGTGTGAACACTGCCGCATCCTCTTTCTGGACCACGTCATGTTCACCATCCACATGGGCTGCCATGGCTTCAGAGACCCTTTTGAGTGTAACATCTGTGGTTATCACAGCCAGGATCGGTATGAGTTCTCTTCCCACATCGTCCGGGGGGAACATAAGGTGGGCTAG
- the Ikzf4 gene encoding zinc finger protein Eos isoform X1 — translation MHTPPALPRRFQGGGRVRTPGSHRQGKDNLERELSGGCAPDFLPQAQDSNHFIMESLFCESSGDSSLEKEFLGAPVGPSVSTPNSQHSSPSRSLSANSIKVEMYSDEESSRLLGPDERLLDKDDSVIVEDSLSEPLGYCDGSGPEPHSPGGIRLPNGKLKCDVCGMVCIGPNVLMVHKRSHTGERPFHCNQCGASFTQKGNLLRHIKLHSGEKPFKCPFCNYACRRRDALTGHLRTHSVSSPTVGKPYKCNYCGRSYKQQSTLEEHKERCHNYLQSLSTDAQALAGQPGDEIRDLEMVPDSMLHPSTERPTFIDRLANSLTKRKRSTPQKFVGEKQMRFSLSDLPYDVNPSGGYEKDVELVAHHGLEPGFGGSLAFVGTEHLRPLRLPPTNCISELTPVISSVYTQMQPIPSRLELPGSREAGEGPEDLGDGGPLLYRARGSLTDPGASPSNGCQDSTDTESNHEDRIGGVVSLPQGPPPQPPPTIVVGRHSPAYAKEDPKPQEGLLRGTPGPSKEVLRVVGESGEPVKAFKCEHCRILFLDHVMFTIHMGCHGFRDPFECNICGYHSQDRYEFSSHIVRGEHKVG, via the exons atgcacacaccaccCGCACTCCCTCGCCGTTTCCAAGGCGGCGGCCGCGTTCGCACCCCAGGGTCTCACCGGCAAGGGAAGGATAAT CTGGAGAGGGAGCTCTCAGGAGGGTGTGCTCCGGATTTCTTGCCTCAGGCCCAGGACTCCAACCATTTTATAATGGAATCTTTATTTTGTGAAA GTAGCGGGGACTCATCTCTGGAGAAGGAGTTCCTTGGGGCCCCAGTGGGGCCCTCGGTGAGCACCCCAAACAGCCAACACTCTTCGCCCAGCCGCTCACTCAGTG CCAACTCCATCAAGGTGGAGATGTACAGCGATGAGGAGTCGAGCAGACTGCTGGGGCCAGATGAACGGCTCTTGGATAAGGATGACAGTGTGATTGTGGAGGACTCATTGTCAGAGCCCTTGGGCTACTGCGATGGGAGCGGGCCAGAGCCTCACTCCCCTGGTGGCATCCGGCTACCCAACGGCAAGCTCAAGTGCGATGTCTGTGGCATGGTCTGTATCGGACCCAACGTGCTCATGGTCCACAAGCGCAGCCACACTG GGGAGAGGCCCTTCCACTGCAATCAGTGCGGTGCCTCCTTCACACAGAAGGGGAATCTGCTGCGCCACATCAAACTGCACTCGGGAGAGAAGCCCTTCAAATGCCCCTTCTGCAACTATGCCTGCCGCCGGCGTGATGCACTCACTGGCCACCTCCGAACACACTCAG tctcctctcccactgtgggCAAACCTTACAAGTGCAACTACTGTGGCCGGAGCTACAAACAGCAAAGTACCCTGGAGGAGCACAAGGAGAGGTGCCACAACTACCTACAGAGTCTCAGCACTGATGCCCAAGCTTTGGCTGGCCAGCCAG gTGATGAAATCCGTGACCTGGAGATGGTACCTGACTCAATGCTGCACCCATCGACGGAGCGGCCAACTTTCATTGATCGTTTGGCCAACAGCCTCACCAAACGCAAGCGCTCCACCCCACAGAAGTTTGTAG GTGAAAAGCAGATGCGTTTCAGCCTCTCAGACCTTCCCTATGATGTGAACCCCAGCGGTGGCTATGAAAAGGACGTGGAGTTGGTGGCACACCATGGCCTAGAGCCTGGTTTTGGAGGGTCTCTAGCCTTTGTGGGCACAGAGCATCTGCGTCCCCTCCGCTTGCCACCTACCAACTGCATCTCAGAACTCACACCTGTCATCAGCTCTGTGTACACCCAAATGCAGCCCATCCCCAGCCGACTGGAGCTTCCAGGGTCCCGAGAAGCAGGTGAGGGACCCGAGGACCTGGGAGACGGAGGTCCCCTCCTTTATCGGGCCCGAGGTTCTCTGACTGATCCTGGGGCATCCCCCAGCAATGGCTGCCAGGATTCCACAGATACAGAGAGCAACCATGAAGACCGGATTGGTGGGGTGGTATCCCTCCCTCAGGGTCCCCCACCTCAACCTCCTCCCACAATAGTGGTGGGCCGGCACAGTCCCGCCTATGCCAAAGAGGACCCCAAACCACAGGAGGGGTTACTGCGGGGCACCCCAGGCCCCTCCAAGGAAGTGCTTCGGGTGGTGGGTGAGAGTGGTGAGCCCGTGAAGGCCTTTAAGTGTGAACACTGCCGCATCCTCTTTCTGGACCACGTCATGTTCACCATCCACATGGGCTGCCATGGCTTCAGAGACCCTTTTGAGTGTAACATCTGTGGTTATCACAGCCAGGATCGGTATGAGTTCTCTTCCCACATCGTCCGGGGGGAACATAAGGTGGGCTAG
- the Ikzf4 gene encoding zinc finger protein Eos isoform X3: MESLFCESSGDSSLEKEFLGAPVGPSVSTPNSQHSSPSRSLSANSIKVEMYSDEESSRLLGPDERLLDKDDSVIVEDSLSEPLGYCDGSGPEPHSPGGIRLPNGKLKCDVCGMVCIGPNVLMVHKRSHTGERPFHCNQCGASFTQKGNLLRHIKLHSGEKPFKCPFCNYACRRRDALTGHLRTHSVSSPTVGKPYKCNYCGRSYKQQSTLEEHKERCHNYLQSLSTDAQALAGQPGDEIRDLEMVPDSMLHPSTERPTFIDRLANSLTKRKRSTPQKFVGEKQMRFSLSDLPYDVNPSGGYEKDVELVAHHGLEPGFGGSLAFVGTEHLRPLRLPPTNCISELTPVISSVYTQMQPIPSRLELPGSREAGEGPEDLGDGGPLLYRARGSLTDPGASPSNGCQDSTDTESNHEDRIGGVVSLPQGPPPQPPPTIVVGRHSPAYAKEDPKPQEGLLRGTPGPSKEVLRVVGESGEPVKAFKCEHCRILFLDHVMFTIHMGCHGFRDPFECNICGYHSQDRYEFSSHIVRGEHKVG; encoded by the exons ATGGAATCTTTATTTTGTGAAA GTAGCGGGGACTCATCTCTGGAGAAGGAGTTCCTTGGGGCCCCAGTGGGGCCCTCGGTGAGCACCCCAAACAGCCAACACTCTTCGCCCAGCCGCTCACTCAGTG CCAACTCCATCAAGGTGGAGATGTACAGCGATGAGGAGTCGAGCAGACTGCTGGGGCCAGATGAACGGCTCTTGGATAAGGATGACAGTGTGATTGTGGAGGACTCATTGTCAGAGCCCTTGGGCTACTGCGATGGGAGCGGGCCAGAGCCTCACTCCCCTGGTGGCATCCGGCTACCCAACGGCAAGCTCAAGTGCGATGTCTGTGGCATGGTCTGTATCGGACCCAACGTGCTCATGGTCCACAAGCGCAGCCACACTG GGGAGAGGCCCTTCCACTGCAATCAGTGCGGTGCCTCCTTCACACAGAAGGGGAATCTGCTGCGCCACATCAAACTGCACTCGGGAGAGAAGCCCTTCAAATGCCCCTTCTGCAACTATGCCTGCCGCCGGCGTGATGCACTCACTGGCCACCTCCGAACACACTCAG tctcctctcccactgtgggCAAACCTTACAAGTGCAACTACTGTGGCCGGAGCTACAAACAGCAAAGTACCCTGGAGGAGCACAAGGAGAGGTGCCACAACTACCTACAGAGTCTCAGCACTGATGCCCAAGCTTTGGCTGGCCAGCCAG gTGATGAAATCCGTGACCTGGAGATGGTACCTGACTCAATGCTGCACCCATCGACGGAGCGGCCAACTTTCATTGATCGTTTGGCCAACAGCCTCACCAAACGCAAGCGCTCCACCCCACAGAAGTTTGTAG GTGAAAAGCAGATGCGTTTCAGCCTCTCAGACCTTCCCTATGATGTGAACCCCAGCGGTGGCTATGAAAAGGACGTGGAGTTGGTGGCACACCATGGCCTAGAGCCTGGTTTTGGAGGGTCTCTAGCCTTTGTGGGCACAGAGCATCTGCGTCCCCTCCGCTTGCCACCTACCAACTGCATCTCAGAACTCACACCTGTCATCAGCTCTGTGTACACCCAAATGCAGCCCATCCCCAGCCGACTGGAGCTTCCAGGGTCCCGAGAAGCAGGTGAGGGACCCGAGGACCTGGGAGACGGAGGTCCCCTCCTTTATCGGGCCCGAGGTTCTCTGACTGATCCTGGGGCATCCCCCAGCAATGGCTGCCAGGATTCCACAGATACAGAGAGCAACCATGAAGACCGGATTGGTGGGGTGGTATCCCTCCCTCAGGGTCCCCCACCTCAACCTCCTCCCACAATAGTGGTGGGCCGGCACAGTCCCGCCTATGCCAAAGAGGACCCCAAACCACAGGAGGGGTTACTGCGGGGCACCCCAGGCCCCTCCAAGGAAGTGCTTCGGGTGGTGGGTGAGAGTGGTGAGCCCGTGAAGGCCTTTAAGTGTGAACACTGCCGCATCCTCTTTCTGGACCACGTCATGTTCACCATCCACATGGGCTGCCATGGCTTCAGAGACCCTTTTGAGTGTAACATCTGTGGTTATCACAGCCAGGATCGGTATGAGTTCTCTTCCCACATCGTCCGGGGGGAACATAAGGTGGGCTAG